From Solea senegalensis isolate Sse05_10M linkage group LG7, IFAPA_SoseM_1, whole genome shotgun sequence, a single genomic window includes:
- the usp10 gene encoding ubiquitin carboxyl-terminal hydrolase 10 isoform X4, whose product MAAHSNQYIFGEFTPDEINQFFVTPRCYVELPPFNDKVPCVSQSSAEDYQRIEFGVDEVMDSKPIGVNDPLYKVSSTLNPQAPEFILGCQSAQKAQQTLPSASDDPDDTHFNSLDGPDSEASALDNHQACQDMDGLPGSLGQREKKKKKKRPPGYYNYLDPSTGNSSSAVEGGAVTALVNGHALGGPHNSAEDMDSKGLTGAELSTPGPVSTAPSTAAAKFPPPSTANQRTCDSPDDSSLDFTSGAASLSDGNNTNSSCSSSSQSRGMTEGARTGDQQPDHLATQSPKLSDTPHSPRSKSPLPPSTAVATPPVATSITTTELEGGEVADSGVANGLAEPETLLSADGQKEDCESREQLQLVSPDSAAQTAVGDQAHSPVIPAAPPANLPKSWASLFHNSKPLPGGPQAFVEVKNVVEVVAPVPATPEQPEKVGEVREGPVHVSEDPMAPKLAELIENVKLIHKPVSLQPRGLINKGNWCYINATLQALIACPPMYHLMKSIPLHDETQRSCTSTPMIDNFVRLVNEFNNMPVPSKAKQQVVGDKVVKDIRPGVPFEPTYIYKLLTLIKSSLSEKMLCFQGRQEDAEEYLGFTLNGLHEEMLALKKLISPQEEKASTPNGPESHAAVEEDVADKDEEGSEDEWEQVGPRNKTSITRQADFVRTPITDIFGGHIRSVVYQQNSKESATLQPFFTLQLDIQSEKIRTVQEALETLVARESVQGYTSKTKQEIEISRRVTLEELPPVLVLHLKRFVFEKTGGCQKLTKNIDYPVDLEISKDLLSSGVRSKVLKGQRTYRLFAVVYHHGNSATGGHYTTDVFHIGLNGWLRIDDQTVKVINQYQVVKQTAERTAYLLYYRRIDLL is encoded by the exons CAGAAGACTATCAACGCATTGAGTTTGGCGTTGATGAGGTGATGGATTCCAAGCCTATTGGGGTGAATGATCCTTTGTACAAGGTTTCGAGCACCCTCAATCCCCAGGCTCCAGAGTTCATCCTGGGCTGCCAGTCGGCCCAGAAAGCCCAACAGACACTTCCTTCAGCATCTGATGACCCAGACGACACCCACTTCAACTCATTGGATGGCCCTGACTCCGAGGCCTCGGCCCTGGACAATCACCAGGCATGCCAGGACATGGACGGACTTCCTGGTAGCCTGGGACAAcgtgagaagaagaaaaagaaaaagcgaCCGCCGGGGTATTATAATTACCTGGACCCGTCAactggcaacagcagcagtgcagtggaAGGGGGGGCCGTAACGGCACTGGTGAACGGACATGCACTCGGTGGCCCACATAACAGTGCTGAGGATATGGACAGTAAGGGATTGACAGGGGCTGAACTTTCCACCCCTGGACCTGTCTCCACAGCACCATCAACAGCTGCTGCCAAGTTTCCCCCCCCATCCACTGCCAATCAGAGGACTTGTGATAGCCCTGATGATTCTTCTTTGGACTTTACGAGTGGAGCTGCCTCTTTATCGGATGGCAACAATACAAATTCCTCCTGTTCATCCTCCTCTCAAAGCAGAGGGATGACGGAAGGAGCCCGGACTGGAGATCAGCAGCCAGATCACTTAGCTACGCAAAGCCCCAAACTTTCAGATACTCCACACAGCCCCCGCTCAAAGtcacctcttcctccttcaACTGCTGTGGCCACCCCCCCTGTTGCCACTTCCATTACGACTACTGAactggagggaggggaggtAGCAGACAGTGGGGTGGCCAACGGGCTCGCAGAGCCTGAAACTCTCCTTAGTGCAGATGGACAAAAAGAAGACTGTGAGAGCAGGGAGCAGCTTCAGCTGGTCTCCCCAGACTCTGCTGCCCAGACAGCAGTTGGAGACCAGGCCCATTCGCCTGTGATtccagctgctcctcctgcCAACCTCCCCAAGTCCTGGGCCAGCCTCTTCCACAACTCTAAGCCTCTTCCCGGGGGCCCCCAGGCCTTTGTGGAAGTAAAAAATGTTGTAGAAGTTGTGGCTCCTGTCCCTGCCACACCAGAGCAGCCCGAGAAAGTCGGGGAGGTCAGAGAGGGCCCTGTCCATGTATCAGAGGATCCCATGGCCCCTAAACTTGCAG AACTTATTGAGAATGTGAAGTTGATACATAAACCAGTGTCTTTGCAGCCGAGAGGACTGATCAACAAGGGAAACTGGTGCTATATCAATGCT ACCCTACAGGCCCTGATCGCATGCCCTCCCATGTATCACCTGATGAAGTCCATTCCTCTGCACGATGAAACGCAGAGATCATGCACCTCCACTCCCATGATCGACAACTT TGTGAGGCTGGTGAATGAGTTTAACAACATGCCAGTGCCATCGAAGGCCAAACAGCAAG TTGTCGGTGATAAGGTTGTGAAAGACATTCGGCCTGGTGTTCCCTTTGAACCGACTTACATTTACAAACTCCTCACTCTCATCAAGTCAAGTCTTTCTGAGAAG ATGCTGTGCTTTCAGGGCCGACAGGAAGATGCAGAGGAGTATCTTGGCTTCACTCTCAACGGACTGCACGAAGAGATGCTGGCATTGAAAAAACTTATCTCACCTCAGGAAGAGA AAGCTTCAACACCCAATGGGCCTGAGTCTCATGCAGCGGTGGAAGAGGATGTTGCTGATAAGGACGAAGAGGGCAGTGAGGATGAGTGGGAGCAAGTGGGTCCCCGAAACAAGACTTCCATCACGCGCCAAGCTGACTTTGTCCGCACGCCCATCACTGATATCTTTGGTGGTCACATCAg ATCTGTGGTTTATCAACAAAACTCTAAAGAGTCGGCCACTCTGCAGCCTTTCTTCACCCTGCAGCTcgacatccagtcagagaagatCCGCACTGTGCAGGAGGCTCTGGAAACTTTGGTGGCACGGGAGTCGGTCCAGGGCTACACCTCTAAAACTAAGCAGGAG attgaGATCAGTCGGAGAGTGACTCTGGAAGAGCTGCCTCCCGTGCTCGTCCTTCACCTGAAGAgatttgtgtttgaaaagacTGGAGGCTGCCAGAAACTCACCAAGAACATCGATTACCCCGTTGACCTGGAAATCAGCAAAG ATCTCTTGTCCTCTGGAGTGCGGAGCAAAGTTTTGAAAGGCCAAAGAACTTACAGGCTCTTTGcag TTGTctatcaccatggaaacagtgCGACAGGCGGTCATTACACCACGGATGTCTTCCATATTGGTCTGAACGGCTGGCTGCGCATTGACGACCAGACGGTCAAGGTCATCAACCAGTACCAGGTGGTGAAGCAGACTGCAGAACGCACTGCCTACCTGCTGTACTACCGCCGCATCGACCTGCTGtag
- the usp10 gene encoding ubiquitin carboxyl-terminal hydrolase 10 isoform X2 has product MAAHSNQYIFGEFTPDEINQFFVTPRCYVELPPFNDKVPCVSQSSGSYCTPAVPYIMESMGLQVCEDYQRIEFGVDEVMDSKPIGVNDPLYKVSSTLNPQAPEFILGCQSAQKAQQTLPSASDDPDDTHFNSLDGPDSEASALDNHQACQDMDGLPGSLGQREKKKKKKRPPGYYNYLDPSTGNSSSAVEGGAVTALVNGHALGGPHNSAEDMDSKGLTGAELSTPGPVSTAPSTAAAKFPPPSTANQRTCDSPDDSSLDFTSGAASLSDGNNTNSSCSSSSQSRGMTEGARTGDQQPDHLATQSPKLSDTPHSPRSKSPLPPSTAVATPPVATSITTTELEGGEVADSGVANGLAEPETLLSADGQKEDCESREQLQLVSPDSAAQTAVGDQAHSPVIPAAPPANLPKSWASLFHNSKPLPGGPQAFVEVKNVVEVVAPVPATPEQPEKVGEVREGPVHVSEDPMAPKLAELIENVKLIHKPVSLQPRGLINKGNWCYINATLQALIACPPMYHLMKSIPLHDETQRSCTSTPMIDNFVRLVNEFNNMPVPSKAKQQVVGDKVVKDIRPGVPFEPTYIYKLLTLIKSSLSEKMLCFQGRQEDAEEYLGFTLNGLHEEMLALKKLISPQEEKASTPNGPESHAAVEEDVADKDEEGSEDEWEQVGPRNKTSITRQADFVRTPITDIFGGHIRSVVYQQNSKESATLQPFFTLQLDIQSEKIRTVQEALETLVARESVQGYTSKTKQEIEISRRVTLEELPPVLVLHLKRFVFEKTGGCQKLTKNIDYPVDLEISKDLLSSGVRSKVLKGQRTYRLFAVVYHHGNSATGGHYTTDVFHIGLNGWLRIDDQTVKVINQYQVVKQTAERTAYLLYYRRIDLL; this is encoded by the exons GAAGTTACTGCACTCCTGCTGTACCTTATATTATGGAGTCTATGGGACTGCAGGTTTGCG AAGACTATCAACGCATTGAGTTTGGCGTTGATGAGGTGATGGATTCCAAGCCTATTGGGGTGAATGATCCTTTGTACAAGGTTTCGAGCACCCTCAATCCCCAGGCTCCAGAGTTCATCCTGGGCTGCCAGTCGGCCCAGAAAGCCCAACAGACACTTCCTTCAGCATCTGATGACCCAGACGACACCCACTTCAACTCATTGGATGGCCCTGACTCCGAGGCCTCGGCCCTGGACAATCACCAGGCATGCCAGGACATGGACGGACTTCCTGGTAGCCTGGGACAAcgtgagaagaagaaaaagaaaaagcgaCCGCCGGGGTATTATAATTACCTGGACCCGTCAactggcaacagcagcagtgcagtggaAGGGGGGGCCGTAACGGCACTGGTGAACGGACATGCACTCGGTGGCCCACATAACAGTGCTGAGGATATGGACAGTAAGGGATTGACAGGGGCTGAACTTTCCACCCCTGGACCTGTCTCCACAGCACCATCAACAGCTGCTGCCAAGTTTCCCCCCCCATCCACTGCCAATCAGAGGACTTGTGATAGCCCTGATGATTCTTCTTTGGACTTTACGAGTGGAGCTGCCTCTTTATCGGATGGCAACAATACAAATTCCTCCTGTTCATCCTCCTCTCAAAGCAGAGGGATGACGGAAGGAGCCCGGACTGGAGATCAGCAGCCAGATCACTTAGCTACGCAAAGCCCCAAACTTTCAGATACTCCACACAGCCCCCGCTCAAAGtcacctcttcctccttcaACTGCTGTGGCCACCCCCCCTGTTGCCACTTCCATTACGACTACTGAactggagggaggggaggtAGCAGACAGTGGGGTGGCCAACGGGCTCGCAGAGCCTGAAACTCTCCTTAGTGCAGATGGACAAAAAGAAGACTGTGAGAGCAGGGAGCAGCTTCAGCTGGTCTCCCCAGACTCTGCTGCCCAGACAGCAGTTGGAGACCAGGCCCATTCGCCTGTGATtccagctgctcctcctgcCAACCTCCCCAAGTCCTGGGCCAGCCTCTTCCACAACTCTAAGCCTCTTCCCGGGGGCCCCCAGGCCTTTGTGGAAGTAAAAAATGTTGTAGAAGTTGTGGCTCCTGTCCCTGCCACACCAGAGCAGCCCGAGAAAGTCGGGGAGGTCAGAGAGGGCCCTGTCCATGTATCAGAGGATCCCATGGCCCCTAAACTTGCAG AACTTATTGAGAATGTGAAGTTGATACATAAACCAGTGTCTTTGCAGCCGAGAGGACTGATCAACAAGGGAAACTGGTGCTATATCAATGCT ACCCTACAGGCCCTGATCGCATGCCCTCCCATGTATCACCTGATGAAGTCCATTCCTCTGCACGATGAAACGCAGAGATCATGCACCTCCACTCCCATGATCGACAACTT TGTGAGGCTGGTGAATGAGTTTAACAACATGCCAGTGCCATCGAAGGCCAAACAGCAAG TTGTCGGTGATAAGGTTGTGAAAGACATTCGGCCTGGTGTTCCCTTTGAACCGACTTACATTTACAAACTCCTCACTCTCATCAAGTCAAGTCTTTCTGAGAAG ATGCTGTGCTTTCAGGGCCGACAGGAAGATGCAGAGGAGTATCTTGGCTTCACTCTCAACGGACTGCACGAAGAGATGCTGGCATTGAAAAAACTTATCTCACCTCAGGAAGAGA AAGCTTCAACACCCAATGGGCCTGAGTCTCATGCAGCGGTGGAAGAGGATGTTGCTGATAAGGACGAAGAGGGCAGTGAGGATGAGTGGGAGCAAGTGGGTCCCCGAAACAAGACTTCCATCACGCGCCAAGCTGACTTTGTCCGCACGCCCATCACTGATATCTTTGGTGGTCACATCAg ATCTGTGGTTTATCAACAAAACTCTAAAGAGTCGGCCACTCTGCAGCCTTTCTTCACCCTGCAGCTcgacatccagtcagagaagatCCGCACTGTGCAGGAGGCTCTGGAAACTTTGGTGGCACGGGAGTCGGTCCAGGGCTACACCTCTAAAACTAAGCAGGAG attgaGATCAGTCGGAGAGTGACTCTGGAAGAGCTGCCTCCCGTGCTCGTCCTTCACCTGAAGAgatttgtgtttgaaaagacTGGAGGCTGCCAGAAACTCACCAAGAACATCGATTACCCCGTTGACCTGGAAATCAGCAAAG ATCTCTTGTCCTCTGGAGTGCGGAGCAAAGTTTTGAAAGGCCAAAGAACTTACAGGCTCTTTGcag TTGTctatcaccatggaaacagtgCGACAGGCGGTCATTACACCACGGATGTCTTCCATATTGGTCTGAACGGCTGGCTGCGCATTGACGACCAGACGGTCAAGGTCATCAACCAGTACCAGGTGGTGAAGCAGACTGCAGAACGCACTGCCTACCTGCTGTACTACCGCCGCATCGACCTGCTGtag